The DNA window ATGAGAGGGGAAGTTTGAGTGTTGAGGGTTTCTGAAATCCAATCGTCTACCATGAGTGGTGAAATGGTGAGCAAAGTGAGAATCGGCTCATCGGAGTCGAAAGTAACGTCGAAGTAATTGTGGGAACCGGAGGGATCTTCACGGTCAACGATGGTGAGCGCCATGGCAATCAGGAAAGAACTCCAACGAGAACAACAAGCAGGTCAAGAAAGTCCTCGACTCACAAGAGAGCTTTATATAGAAATTCCctaatctttttctttgaccaaaatacccttcaaattttcaaaaactattcCCTCCTCTTTTTCCATTACAGAATCATGaaacatttaaattcttaccaaatttttttttttaaaaaaaatattattattatttatttcgattttaaaaacaaatttaatttacaaaaacgaaaaatattagaaaaatatcaaataattatccaaaaaaataatttacggGACGAACATTGCCAAACAATCAAAGAGACAAGATGAACgttttcacaaaaatcatTTACATAATGAACATTGCTAAAGGATCAAAGAGGTGAGACAAGATGAACGTTgacaaataaaaatcatttacaGGATGAACGTTGCAAAAGGATCAAAGAAACAGACAACGTGAGACGGGATGAAcgttgacaaaaaaaaatcatttacaaGATCATCATTGCCAAAGGATCAAAGAAACAGACGACGTGAGACAAGATGAACGTTGACACAGGATGAACGTTGCGAAAGGATCAAAGAGACAGACAATATGAGACGgtgatattaaaattaaaaaaacgtcGCGTGCTAATATATGAGGGTTTTTGTGGGGTGAAAAATTGTAATTGGTTGATTAAGAAGTTGAGAACAAGATCCATTTGCTGATTTCTTCTCTACTTTACATTTTCTgcagaagaaaaacaacacaagGCCTGCCACCCCTGTGACTTTGACCTGGAAAAATGCATCTCCTAACTTGCTTCATCtcatatttacattaatatcaaCTCTAGCAGGAGCACGCCTTTGCGTCGGGGTCTCGCTATCGCTATCACAACTCTGATATCAATTACGAGTCCTGTTGTTACCCAGAAGTACGCATGTAGGTTCTATCTCCTTGGTTATACATGCCATACAACAAGAAACAGCGCGAGTGTCCATCGAATTGTATGAACACGAACACCTACAGAAACTGCAAATCAACATGTCGGATTACAACACGATCAGTCTGgcttataaacttaattttcaaaaactaaaaactcgCTAACCAGTCTGGCTTCTTCGCCTATCTGAATCCGTTAAAAACGGATGCAGAAATTCCTCTAGTAGGTCCTAATCTGAATCCGTTCCATTACACGTTGGTATATTCGAACCATTACTAATAGTTTCTTGATGAAGCTATGAAACAATGTGAGAATGAAGGATGGCATACTCACAAGAAAATTGTGGTGGCAAGACTGAAGGGGCACTTCTGTCGCCTTTTTCTGGAGGCTGTACATTAGATAGAGCTACCCCTGGCAGTGGACTTGAAGCAGATATGGAAACCGTGACCGGTGCTGGCAGGCCTACTCGTAAGTATGGCGACGATGGAGGGCTGCTTGGAGACGGAATAGAGCCTAAATGAGATCGTTTTCTGACTTTTGTTGACAACCCTTTATATCCATATCGAAAACCAGGTGGAGTTGCTTTGTAGTTACGTTTCTTTGAAGCTGGACTTTCCACTGGGGATGAACCAGCTTCAGGAGCGGATGAGATCCCATTTTTCGGTGCATGTTTGTGCTCCTCTGTTACAGGACTCGGTGAATATGCAGCGTCCTGGTGGTGGtgttggtggtggtgatggtgatggtgatggtggtggtggtggtggtggtggtggtgatggtggtggtggtggtgttgatggtggtggtggtggtggtggtggtgggggTGAGGATGAGGCAGAGGAGCAGGTGAAGGTGACCGTGCTTGACCGCCACTAAGAGAGTGGTTTAGGACCGACGAAAGACGCACCTGCTTGACCTTGCCAAAAACAGTGTTGTTCAGGCCAAGATTTCCCGAATGAGAATTCGTGATGGTTTGAGCCAACTGTTTGAGTCTTTGATTCGACGAATTCGTCCCAATAGCCATCAGAACAGACGACTGAACAATAGTAGGAGCCTGCATTGTCGAACCTCGTTCGTTCGATAGGCTAACATATAAATTCTGCATCATACAAAACGCTGTCAGTGAAATCTATACAGCTAAAAACAATATCCATCAGAAGATAGTAAGGAAGACAGCCAAACCTCATAACGAGATAGTCGTAATCCCGACCTCAGCTGGCTGGTAAGATCATCGAAATTcacttgaatttgaaagatAGAATAATTCAAcgtaaaattgaaatagatcTGTGCTGTCTGCAGAAGAAATGCACTCTGAGGAGGAATAATGGTTATCCCACCAGGAAATTTCAACACCTCGAACAACGAAGTATTGCCGAATAACGATGCGTTCAATCGGAGAGGAGGATCGTTTATAACCAATGTTTCAAACGTTTCCTTGATTAAACTTTGAGAAGTTGGGGGAATTTTTGAATACTTAGCATCAGGATCTACGGAGAAAATGATATCTGTTACGTTCGATCCGCCTAATGATTGTAGCGAGAGGACAGCCACCTGATTCACAGAGAGTATCAGATCAAACGACCGAAAACGTGACTAATCAAGCTATAGATGAATCGAGAAACTGGATTGAATACCTTGACAAAAGGAACAGGAATTTCTCCAAAAATGTTATCTTCAAGCTCAAAAATATGGTTTTTCAGAAAAGGAACTGGCTTCCGAGCACGAAAACACGCTACTATTTCATGATCTGGAAACGGGATAGAATCATATAACTTCAGTGAAACGATTATATAATATACGAAAGGGATGGCTAGCATGATATGATAGCGTTACAATAATTCAACCAAGACGAACTGATATCGATAAAATCCATTAAAACTTCACAATTTCTAACACAAAGTTCACCACAATCAAACAAATCTAGACACACCCAACAAGCAAATGGAGTACTCATTGAGTTTATAAGATATCACCCAACTTCTAAACCCATCTGATTACGACGCAATTAATTTCAGTTAAGTTATACGATCATATCGTTTATATGTATCGCTCTTTCAAATTCCAATGTACAAAAGTAGAGCGATCCGTTTAAAACCAGAGCACTATGAGCTTTTAGGCAGTACATTTCATGCATCAATGGGCGTAAACATGTCGAGTTTGTATACcgagagaaaaaaaacgaacaaTCAAGCTCATAAAGTCTTCGGATAACCAAAAGAGTTCTTCAATATAACACAAAACTACTAACATTAtcgaaatggaaaattttaatgcaTATGAACAGCAACTAGATGAACAGAATTCACATGAATCCAGGGAAACTAAATGTATACATGGAAAAGTGAGTCAGTTTTCATCATAAACTTCTCATTTAATCGATCAAATCTTCCACAATCAATCAAAAGTGAGTTTCATTACTCGCAATCCCATCGAATCCAGCAAAACAAGACTATAATTCTTCCACAAGGAGCTatctaaacacaagaacaGCTACAAACATTCAAAAATCCATAACATTCTACTCTTCAAAACAATCAAAGTTGATATCAACAGCCAACAAAAAGGGGATGATAATCTGATATCACCAGCCAACACCCACCAACATGATTCTAGGTCTACAAACACTCAAAACCCAGGAAGCCTGAACAGGAAAatcatgaaagaaaaagaaaattgacgAAGGATCCGACCTCTATAAGTAAAATCAGCCGCCTGATCCGGCCAATCTCCGTATGAAAGGAACGGCGGCAGCCAAAAAAGAGCAGAAAGAAACACAGCCGCCGACAGTAACAGGAAGAAGACACATCTCACAGCAATCAGTCTACGAATCGCAAAGCACCCACCGCCGCCACATCTACTCTGTACAGTCCAATCAGAAAGCTCAGAGGAGCTCACTCCAACCGGCAGCGGCTGTTCTTCCTCGCTCTTTCCCATGGAGGCAATGCATGAGAAGTGGGTTAACAACCGCCATTGCCACCTCCCTCAATCGGGTCCAAATTATCTCCCCCCATTACAGCTCAAACTCAAAGCAAATCGATCCCAGAACCACAAAAGCTCAAAATCCCACCTCGTGGAGCTTCTCCACCGCAAACCCAGAACccaaattcaaaaagaaaatctagggttcgagagagagggagagagaaattggGGGCGATTCGGTCTGATTTAACTGGCGCAACAACTACAAATGACAGCCACAGTCTTGGAAGTAAATGTGGATATAGAGAGGGGGGTTTATTACTCATCCATCAACCATCCATCTATCCGTTTTCTTcaccaaaatttataaatcgaaagggaaaatgggggaaaatggaagaagatgacaagacagtagaaggggaaaaggtaagaaatggaagaagaagcgccaaaaacagagaaatgtGGGaacaatgaaattgaaaaagggAATTGATGGCACTAATTGCGCACTTAAATGAAGAGCCGTGGAAGATGGGTTATGCCCATTTCATCACTTCCACTTCCGATcctaattcaaaatataataataacaaaatcagTGAGGGATTCATTTCAGTGTGTTCATCAAGAAACCGAGGCACATGAACCCTTCCACAATAATCATTGTTTTTCccattacaatttttttttatggataattttaatttttctcttttatccGTTTTATATTGCACACGTGTGATCTTCTCAGCAAagttatctttttttttattttattttatatatttgtttttatggtTTCCTTATTTACTCGAATTTAGATAAAAGAATTGTGGTGTgggaatttttaaaatatatatatatatatatatatatttttttttttttttaaacaaaatttatatttaccattttaaaaaattgttgttaGGGTTTTTCCGAGCGGGTTCGATATTTGAAATCTAACCTTTTAAGGTCGGAAATATGGGTTAGTCAGTCATAACTTGGctacaatggtacgatattgtccactttgagcataagctttcatggctttgctctaggctttcccaaaaggcctaaCACCagtctccacaatggtatgaattataaacccatgagcATTCCCTagattagccgatgtgggactttcatcatccaacacctcctctcgaacaaagtacgtctcctcttaatcgaggctcgactccttttcttttgaagtcgttctttttgttcgacatttgagaatttaccaatctattgacacgactaagtttagggcatgactctgataccatgttagacgaacaccgctctccacaatggtatgatattgtccactttgagcataaagcTCTcctgactttgctttgggcttccccaaaatgtctcataacaattgagagaatatttttttattataaattcacGAGCGATAGattagctgatgtgggactttcgCCATCCAACAACGCCATGACGAGACTATTGAAACtaatccaaaattaattagtattattttaaaaaaattattatttaaaaacccaatttaattattaaggttatgattagtaatattagtaactaattaattgtagggtttatttatttatttattattattaattattattattattattattattttatcttagACTTTCAAGACTGAAGTACGACGGGAGGAGGGTTTTGGGGTTTAAGAGCGACGTTACAGCCTCCGCCATTTCAATTCCTCGTGTTCTGGTTTCCATTGTTGGAGGGCTTCTCTGAGCTCTTCGTCACTACTAATATCATCTCACCATGTGGGCTCTTCGTAGAGCTTCTACTCCCCTTAGGTATGCTTCTCTTTGTTCATCATGTTTACGGCTGTTCTCTGTTTTCCATATCAGATTTCTCTGTTTATGTAGCGTACATAGTTCATTCCGTAATGcgaaacaaagaaaactaatttgaatctcGTTTTTGCGGTTGAATTTTGGATTCATTTCATGCGTATTGAGTTGTATTCATTGTATGCATCAACAAGGTTCTTGCTTGCTTCTGATCGAGTTTTCGGTACTTATTTTTTTCCGTATATTAGCTGAAATGCGAAGCTTCTCTTGGTTGGAGGTTGTTATGTGCATTTTTTGGACGTTTGAGTCTCAAAGATGATGGTTGGGATATCATTGATGGAGATTTTCTTGTCTCTTACGGATAAGTTTTGGAGATGGTCCGAGTGATGAAATTAGAATCAGTGAAGAACGTAGAAATCTATATAATATTGAGAAGAACAGAAGAAATCTATATAATTTGAACATTCTTCTTTTCCAATGTCctaaaacatgaaattttcTTCCGGCAGTTTATTGAAATCCATTATTATCAATCATCCAAAGAACTGTTTTTTGGATAATGCCTCCAACTTTTCAGATCAGTCTCTGTACAATCTTTTTGTGTTCTCTTTCCAGGAATCAAGGGTATAGAGTAAGAACTTCATATGTCTTTGGAAATCTAGAGATACCATACTATTGGGAAGGAAATATAGTTGGTTCTGGTACCACCGCTGCTATATCTGATAGATGCATTTATTTTGAGAGAAATGGCCTTGCAACATGGCAGTCCTCTGGACTTTATATTAGTAGTCATGCTCTATCTTCACAAGCTGGTGCTGAGAACAGTGAAAAGGAAGATGACTTGGAAGATGGATTTTCTGAACTTGAAGAGAACAAGACAGctgatgaaaatgaagaggATCGAACCTCTGGATCGGAGAttgatgttgatgatgatgatgatgatgatgatgatgatgttgatgataCTCAAGATGCTGAAAATATATCTACAAAAAGGGCTCCTTCAGAGCTGTTCAAGGCAATTTCGAGTTCTCCAGGTTTATCTGTTCCTAGTGCACTTGATAAGTGGGTCAGTGAAGGAAAAGAACTAAGCCGAGCTGACATCTCTCTGGCCATGCTCAATCTTCGTAGACGACGAATGTTTGGGAAGGCTTTACAGGTAAATTGACTTTAAGTTACTTTTCAAGCAATGAAATTCATTCGTATGGTTTGAGACTTATGATTAATCCCATTTATCTTGGGATTTACAGAACTCTATATAAGTTTATGTGATTAGTGGACACAACGGATTTCAAGATGCAAATGTtgatcaatttttaaaaagttcgaCAATCAACTATAATATGGTCTGACAAGCAcataataatttcaagatGTGTTGGTTAGTTGATCAATATAAACTTAGGCTTGTAATCAGTAAACCTGAGTATGCAGATCAATTCTTTAGAAGTACCATTATCAAATGCTTGTATAAAAATTGTCGAGCTGGCCTATAGCATCCAAGAAATGGTGCTAGGAACTGCAGTCTAGTCTATTTGGATAGGCATTTATATATTGTGGCCTTATAAAGCCATTTCTGGTGTTGAAATGGTTATACAATTGTTTATGCTGAAGAATTTTCTAGCTGTTGTATATGGTAATTATTTCCCCTACTTGTTAGACATGCATTCATCCTTTCTTGAACTCTTTGCTGGCATTTATGCATGGGTTTCACAGTTTTCAGAGTGGTTGGAAGCAAAGGGACAACTCGATTTTATTGACAGAGATTATGCTTCTCGCCTCGACTTGATTGCAAAGGTACGGGGTCCCTATAAGGCAGAGAGTTACATCGCTCAAATTCCGAAGTCTTTCCAGGGGGAGGTGATATACCGAACTCTTTTGGCTAACTGTGTGATCGCCAACAACGTAAAAAAAGCAGAGGAAGTGTTTAACAAAATGAAGGACCTTGAATTCCCAATCACAACATTTGCTTGCAACCAGTTGCTTCTTCTTTACAAGAGGCTtgacaaaaggaaaatagcAGACGTTTTGTTGTtgatggagaaagaaaatgtcaaGCCTTCTCTGTTCACTTACAAAATCTTAATAGATGCTAAAGGCGTTTCAAATGACATGATAGGGATGGAACAAGTTGTTGATACAATGAAGGCTGAAGGAATTGAACTAGATGTTACTGCGCTTTCCATATTAGCAAAGCACTATGCTTCATGTGGGCTTAAAGACAAAGCCAAGGCCATTTTGAAGGAGATGGAAGATGTTAACTCCAAAGATTCTCGATGGCATTGCAGAATTTCACTTCCCCTTTATGGAGAACTGCAAATGGAAGATGAAGTGAGGAGGCTCTGGAAGATCTGTGAGTCGAATCCTCGTTTCGAAGAATGCATGGCTGCCATTGTTGCTTGGGGAAAGCTGAAGAACGTCACAGAAGCTGAGGAAATTTTTCAtatggttttaaaaacatgGAAGAAGCTTTCCTCAAAACAATATTCTACCATGTTGAAGGTTTATACAGACAATAAGATGCTGAAAAAGGGCAAGGAACTAGTCAAGCAGATGGCAGACAGCGGTTGCCGCGTCGATCCGTTGACATGGGATGCAGTTGTGAAGCTCTATGTGGAAGCTGGGGAGGTAGAAAAGGCGGACTCATTTTTGCAGAAGGCTGTTCAGAAAAACCAGATCAAGCCACTGTTTACCTCGTACATGATCATCATGGATCAGTATGCGAGTCGAGGCGATGTCCACAATGCAGAGAAAATCTTTCATAGGATGAGACTATCGGGTTATGTGGCTCGATTTAGCCAATTTCAAGCTTTAATACGGGCATATGTTAATGCCAAGGCTCCAGCATATGGTATGAAGGAGAGAATGAAGGCAGATAATGTATTTCCAAACAAAGATTTGGCAGGAAAATTAGCCCAAATTGATGCGTTCAGGAGGACAGCAGTGTCAGATTTGCTTGACTGAGGTATTTAACCTGATACTTTTGTAAGTTATAAACTCCCTAGATTTCAACTTTATTTTACAAATCAAGTATTTGTTTGCTAATCTGGTGGCTGCCCTTTGATATATGTAGGTATACCGATAGGACAAAGAAATTTCGATATTGGATCGTGCTGCACATGTTCATATATTTCGATCATCCGAAGAACTCTGATTATGCAGAAACTCAAAATGGTATACTATTTTACATCTCTCCCACGTTTGGTATGCAATGTGTATTCTGTTTCATTTTTCGTAATCGAATGGATTCGATAAATGTCTGTTGAACTGTTTTTGGAATAGGGCATCTAAATAGTGgatattttagaaatgatatttttatcttttcagTATATTCcagttttgaatttaaattaaaaagttatttaatgTGGTAAActtgttttacttttgaatgGGGCTTCCGGGACGTTCTTCAGCTTTCCTTGAATATCATATACAAATTAAAGTTGGGAGGATTTTGAAATAACTACGCAGAGAATGCTGTCTTGttaatgaaatgaagaaatagatCATGACATGCTTACTATTCTATGTCttgggaagaaaataatgaatgaaaaaaagaatgtatCCTTCCAACTTAGACGTTTTAGATCAATAGAACATACAAAAAGGCACTGAAATTTCATATGAATATGATCTACTGGTGTAGTAAGCTGATGTaatataaatctaaattacAGATACAAGCTATTTTGCCTTTGAGTTCTATGCAACATCACCTAACTACATGAAGAGATTATTGTAATAAGCATACAGCACCACCAACTGATACTAACATCTGCAAATGTGAAAGCTATATATATCAATCACAAACTTCACCTAACACCATTACCCATCTTGATCCATTGTACAGTTCCTATGACAGAAGCAACTCCATCCAATGAAGAAATGCAATTGGCGCGGTAGCACTGGAGGCACTTGTTCATAAAAAGATTAAGTAGAGAGAACTTCCCTTCCCCTCACTCTCGAGGCCGTGCAAGCCAGAGAGAGCTGAGGGCTCTAAGGCGGGAGAAGTAGTCATTTATTGCAAGAAGCGCACGAGCTGACTGACGGGTTGTCAATATGCGATGCATTTGTTGAAGAGTTTGTTGACGAAGATTATCAGCCTGCAAGTTCCaacaagaggaagaaaatggaaagtgAGCATGGATTCATTTTTCAACTTTACTTATGTGTTGTTGCAGATTTGAGGAAACGTAACATGAGTAATAGGCAATGTAAATGAAACAAGATGCAGCTGAA is part of the Cucurbita pepo subsp. pepo cultivar mu-cu-16 chromosome LG03, ASM280686v2, whole genome shotgun sequence genome and encodes:
- the LOC111791252 gene encoding uncharacterized protein LOC111791252, with the translated sequence MGKSEEEQPLPVGVSSSELSDWTVQSRCGGGGCFAIRRLIAVRCVFFLLLSAAVFLSALFWLPPFLSYGDWPDQAADFTYRDHEIVACFRARKPVPFLKNHIFELEDNIFGEIPVPFVKVAVLSLQSLGGSNVTDIIFSVDPDAKYSKIPPTSQSLIKETFETLVINDPPLRLNASLFGNTSLFEVLKFPGGITIIPPQSAFLLQTAQIYFNFTLNYSIFQIQVNFDDLTSQLRSGLRLSRYENLYVSLSNERGSTMQAPTIVQSSVLMAIGTNSSNQRLKQLAQTITNSHSGNLGLNNTVFGKVKQVRLSSVLNHSLSGGQARSPSPAPLPHPHPHHHHHHHHHQHHHHHHHHHHHHHHHHHHHHHHHQHHHQDAAYSPSPVTEEHKHAPKNGISSAPEAGSSPVESPASKKRNYKATPPGFRYGYKGLSTKVRKRSHLGSIPSPSSPPSSPYLRVGLPAPVTVSISASSPLPGVALSNVQPPEKGDRSAPSVLPPQFSFSVGVRVHTIRWTLALFLVVWHV
- the LOC111790415 gene encoding pentatricopeptide repeat-containing protein At1g80270, mitochondrial-like; protein product: MWALRRASTPLRNQGYRVRTSYVFGNLEIPYYWEGNIVGSGTTAAISDRCIYFERNGLATWQSSGLYISSHALSSQAGAENSEKEDDLEDGFSELEENKTADENEEDRTSGSEIDVDDDDDDDDDDVDDTQDAENISTKRAPSELFKAISSSPGLSVPSALDKWVSEGKELSRADISLAMLNLRRRRMFGKALQFSEWLEAKGQLDFIDRDYASRLDLIAKVRGPYKAESYIAQIPKSFQGEVIYRTLLANCVIANNVKKAEEVFNKMKDLEFPITTFACNQLLLLYKRLDKRKIADVLLLMEKENVKPSLFTYKILIDAKGVSNDMIGMEQVVDTMKAEGIELDVTALSILAKHYASCGLKDKAKAILKEMEDVNSKDSRWHCRISLPLYGELQMEDEVRRLWKICESNPRFEECMAAIVAWGKLKNVTEAEEIFHMVLKTWKKLSSKQYSTMLKVYTDNKMLKKGKELVKQMADSGCRVDPLTWDAVVKLYVEAGEVEKADSFLQKAVQKNQIKPLFTSYMIIMDQYASRGDVHNAEKIFHRMRLSGYVARFSQFQALIRAYVNAKAPAYGMKERMKADNVFPNKDLAGKLAQIDAFRRTAVSDLLD